Proteins from a genomic interval of Candidatus Didemnitutus sp.:
- a CDS encoding SEL1-like repeat protein: MIAFLCTLLALAAPLRAADAPAADLAPLQQRAEGGDVESQNALGNALAQNKDYAGALRWYERAAAKGYAPAQFNLGLANELGRGTAPDEKAAFRFYLQAAEQGYPAAQFNVGNMYASGRGVAKDEFEANVWFKAAAEKGLAEAQYNLGLVYEVGRGVRKDDAQAARWYKAAADQGYARAQYNLGLLFEDGRGVKQDDVQAATLYRAAAVQGFAPAQNNLGLLYVTGRGGLPVDPATAFAWLTLGTEGGANPQGRDFVAKSLTAEQRAQSDQLVVQLRDQLKAAASAAPAIAATTSSAPRAGTSNRDDIERLQTANNRLSEVNQRLTLEKTRLEREKGELEKWANSLEKSLNEQGNPKAELERLNRELADTKQRLEQTTATAAQLEKDLAAARDQVAAAANPGSEVRNLQDEVARLRRLAGEASNLRVLNQRLENELSRLKAGAVPPAQLEQLRTQLATSVAAEEKARQDLKAAQTSAAALRTEADASAAQLASLQKELETARAAAATADGATKDLEALRNRVQQLTEENAKLGAAAQRNDAPLLAAKKQLEELQSQLSIAEADRASIREDAGKLRTEYQNARQTLAAAESQNQQLQQDLATLRDAAKSAETALAQVATLRAENERLIAAARDTRLLDAANARIASLESDATTARTRAEQEITQLRQQLAAATQTAEAARDQAGKLAGLQDQLATAKADLATSEAAVRQLREQLAAAAKAADSAQTALATASALRDELTATKAQLAAAEKTASDNADSVRALQEQVTALRATAANAQRLGERVSALESELANAQKALALAEQATNERAAEVESLRQKVAGAEKAGEKSSDISTRLAAAEDALKKANATLSGARLDRERAERQAATAQRERDAAVADLQPVRAELVSTKAELAKSVATTEQLRDQLSATAKTAEQAQAASGATASLRDELTAAKARLATAEANLAQNATALRALQEQAAAAQKQAERVSELESQLTAANQAVAAGEASVRDLRSQLAAANDAANLKQQQSAAGDSAAETARAQAARVAALEAELAGTKSALSAAEQAARENATQAEALRQQIAQAAKTGNRPAELEAKLANAEAALKAANNSLTGARLDRERAERQATAAQRELAALQSKQAPAQNDLAATKAALSKAEEAVKDISIERDVLKSQLASARSGSADTAALQAKLADLGAALEKSQADAANAKAEVARLQDDVAGAQRERDDARRQLAQASAAGATDSSALQGKLGEANAALNKSAADVAELTTENDRLEKALAAARQEAAAAAGLRAELASLRTSAAGLATLQNENAQLRRDVAQASGLRTQLEQLQRDAAKREAELQAAQTRLTATEKQLEDARLVTVRTQPSADDAATAKLRSDLADASQASDRLRAQVADLTATNAKLEQDFVNAQKTAEAALAAQAQAVNAARPDAYQMEIRTLQDRVKQLESAIEDDRTAAAREISALAEQLQKARETSKALSDANRALLAAKQADDGPSRADFDRAQARVRELTDAAENLRRQNEQLLADSAKAAKERETLRAQLAEAEKAEGSHSSTVADLTEANSRLQQEKADFKTQIAVLTQKLAESERLTGAENSKLADENRALDERLKNVGAQLVAAQRQIDQLQQQRTDAVQSAGASQSAAEKAQAEIAALRTRLAESEKAADSQGSSVADLTAANEKLGEERDALKAQLASAQAEATRLTQSQRSAEQLRTDAEQSAARNVDALTAQMAQLRREVEGLRASNQNLSESNRTLDRERQAALAQLRQENSALAARLAQAQGTLDQIASAARLGTPASSLASANFPPASNPGASSPAAASAPEARFHVVSEGDSLSRLSLRYYGTANRWQEIYNANREALQGANALRVGQRLRIP, translated from the coding sequence GTGATCGCGTTTCTCTGCACGTTGCTGGCCCTCGCGGCGCCGCTCCGTGCGGCCGATGCGCCCGCCGCTGACCTCGCGCCGCTGCAACAGCGGGCCGAGGGCGGCGACGTCGAATCCCAAAACGCCCTCGGCAACGCCTTGGCGCAGAACAAGGACTACGCGGGCGCGCTGCGCTGGTATGAACGCGCGGCCGCGAAGGGCTACGCCCCCGCGCAATTCAATCTCGGCCTCGCCAACGAGCTCGGTCGTGGCACCGCGCCCGACGAGAAGGCTGCCTTTCGCTTTTACCTTCAGGCCGCCGAGCAAGGCTATCCCGCTGCGCAATTCAACGTCGGCAACATGTATGCCAGCGGCCGCGGCGTCGCGAAGGACGAGTTCGAAGCCAACGTCTGGTTCAAAGCCGCCGCCGAAAAAGGCCTCGCCGAGGCCCAATACAACCTCGGCCTCGTCTACGAAGTCGGCCGCGGCGTCCGCAAGGACGACGCCCAGGCCGCCCGCTGGTATAAAGCCGCCGCCGACCAAGGCTACGCCCGCGCCCAATACAACCTCGGCCTCCTGTTCGAGGACGGCCGCGGCGTGAAGCAGGACGACGTGCAGGCCGCCACGCTCTACCGCGCCGCCGCGGTCCAGGGCTTCGCCCCCGCGCAGAACAATCTCGGCCTGCTCTACGTCACCGGCCGCGGCGGTTTGCCCGTCGATCCCGCCACCGCCTTTGCCTGGCTCACCCTCGGCACGGAAGGCGGCGCGAATCCCCAAGGCCGCGACTTCGTCGCGAAATCACTCACCGCCGAGCAGCGCGCCCAATCCGACCAGCTTGTCGTCCAGCTCCGCGATCAGCTGAAGGCCGCCGCGTCCGCCGCCCCCGCGATCGCCGCCACCACCTCGTCCGCACCTCGCGCTGGCACGTCGAACCGCGACGACATCGAACGCCTCCAGACCGCCAACAACCGGCTCTCCGAGGTCAACCAGCGACTCACGCTCGAAAAGACGCGCCTCGAGCGCGAGAAGGGCGAACTGGAAAAGTGGGCCAACTCGCTCGAGAAATCCCTCAACGAGCAAGGCAATCCGAAGGCCGAGCTCGAACGCCTGAACCGCGAACTCGCGGACACGAAGCAGCGACTCGAGCAAACCACCGCCACCGCCGCCCAACTCGAAAAGGATCTCGCCGCCGCCCGCGATCAGGTCGCCGCCGCCGCGAACCCCGGCAGCGAAGTCCGCAACCTGCAGGACGAAGTCGCGCGTCTGCGCCGCCTCGCCGGCGAGGCGAGCAATCTCCGTGTCCTCAACCAGCGCCTCGAAAACGAACTCAGTCGCCTGAAGGCGGGAGCCGTTCCCCCGGCCCAACTCGAACAGCTCCGCACGCAGCTCGCCACGTCCGTCGCCGCCGAGGAAAAGGCCCGGCAGGATCTGAAGGCCGCGCAAACCAGCGCCGCCGCCTTGCGCACCGAGGCCGACGCGAGCGCCGCCCAACTCGCCTCGCTCCAGAAGGAACTCGAAACCGCCCGCGCCGCCGCCGCGACCGCCGATGGCGCCACCAAGGATCTCGAGGCGCTCCGCAACCGCGTCCAGCAACTCACGGAGGAGAACGCCAAGCTCGGCGCCGCCGCGCAGCGCAACGACGCGCCGCTGCTCGCCGCGAAAAAACAGCTCGAGGAGCTCCAGTCGCAGTTGTCCATCGCCGAGGCCGACCGCGCCAGCATTCGCGAGGACGCCGGCAAGCTCCGCACCGAATACCAGAACGCCCGGCAAACGCTCGCGGCCGCCGAAAGCCAAAATCAGCAGCTCCAGCAGGACCTCGCGACCTTGCGCGACGCCGCCAAGAGCGCCGAAACCGCCCTCGCGCAGGTCGCCACCCTCCGCGCCGAGAACGAGCGCCTCATCGCCGCCGCGCGCGACACGCGCCTGCTCGATGCCGCGAACGCCCGCATCGCGTCGCTCGAGTCCGACGCCACCACCGCTCGGACGCGCGCCGAGCAGGAGATCACCCAGCTTCGCCAGCAACTCGCCGCCGCCACCCAAACCGCCGAAGCCGCGCGCGATCAGGCCGGCAAGCTGGCGGGATTGCAGGATCAACTTGCCACCGCGAAAGCCGATCTCGCGACGAGCGAAGCCGCCGTGCGCCAGCTGCGTGAGCAACTGGCGGCTGCCGCGAAGGCCGCGGACAGTGCGCAAACCGCGTTGGCCACGGCCAGCGCGCTCCGCGACGAACTGACGGCGACCAAAGCGCAGCTGGCCGCGGCGGAGAAAACCGCCTCGGACAACGCGGACAGCGTGCGCGCGTTGCAGGAGCAGGTGACCGCGCTGCGCGCCACCGCCGCGAACGCGCAGCGGTTGGGCGAACGCGTGTCCGCGCTCGAGTCCGAACTCGCGAACGCCCAGAAGGCGCTGGCGCTTGCGGAGCAGGCCACGAACGAGCGTGCTGCCGAGGTTGAGTCCCTGCGCCAGAAAGTCGCCGGCGCGGAGAAAGCGGGCGAGAAATCCTCGGATATCTCAACCCGCCTCGCCGCCGCCGAGGACGCGTTGAAGAAAGCGAATGCGACGTTGAGCGGCGCACGCCTCGACCGCGAACGCGCCGAACGCCAGGCCGCCACCGCCCAACGCGAGCGCGATGCCGCCGTGGCCGATTTGCAACCGGTGCGCGCCGAACTCGTATCGACCAAGGCCGAGCTCGCGAAGTCCGTCGCGACGACGGAGCAACTGCGCGATCAGCTTTCCGCCACCGCCAAGACCGCGGAGCAGGCGCAGGCTGCCTCGGGCGCCACCGCGTCCCTGCGTGACGAACTCACGGCCGCGAAAGCCCGCCTGGCGACCGCCGAGGCGAACCTCGCCCAGAACGCGACCGCCCTGCGTGCGCTCCAGGAACAGGCCGCCGCCGCGCAAAAGCAGGCGGAACGAGTTTCGGAACTCGAAAGCCAGCTCACCGCCGCAAACCAGGCGGTGGCGGCCGGCGAAGCTTCCGTGCGCGACCTCCGCTCGCAACTGGCGGCAGCCAACGACGCCGCGAACCTGAAGCAACAGCAGAGTGCCGCCGGCGATTCGGCCGCGGAAACCGCGCGGGCGCAGGCCGCTCGCGTCGCCGCACTCGAGGCGGAGTTGGCGGGAACGAAGTCGGCGCTGAGTGCGGCCGAACAAGCCGCGCGCGAAAACGCGACTCAGGCCGAAGCACTGCGCCAGCAGATCGCCCAAGCGGCCAAGACGGGCAATCGCCCGGCGGAACTCGAGGCCAAGTTGGCGAACGCCGAAGCGGCGCTGAAAGCGGCGAACAACAGCCTCACCGGGGCGCGCCTCGATCGCGAACGCGCCGAGCGGCAGGCGACGGCAGCCCAGCGTGAGCTCGCCGCGTTGCAGTCGAAGCAGGCACCCGCGCAAAACGACCTGGCGGCGACCAAGGCCGCGCTGTCGAAAGCCGAGGAGGCCGTGAAGGACATTTCCATCGAGCGCGACGTGTTGAAGAGCCAGCTCGCGAGCGCCCGTTCCGGCAGCGCCGATACCGCCGCGCTTCAAGCCAAGCTCGCCGATCTCGGCGCCGCCTTGGAGAAGAGCCAGGCCGACGCGGCGAACGCGAAGGCCGAGGTGGCTCGCTTGCAGGACGACGTGGCCGGCGCGCAACGCGAGCGTGACGACGCCCGCCGGCAACTGGCGCAAGCCTCCGCCGCGGGGGCGACGGATTCATCAGCCTTGCAGGGCAAATTGGGCGAGGCCAACGCAGCGCTCAACAAGAGCGCGGCCGATGTGGCCGAGTTGACGACCGAGAACGACCGGCTCGAGAAGGCGCTCGCCGCGGCCCGGCAGGAGGCGGCGGCAGCGGCCGGTTTGCGGGCGGAGCTGGCGAGTTTGCGCACGTCGGCCGCGGGCCTGGCGACGCTCCAGAACGAAAATGCCCAGTTGCGCCGCGATGTCGCGCAGGCGTCCGGACTGCGGACCCAATTGGAGCAGTTGCAGCGCGATGCGGCGAAGCGCGAGGCGGAATTGCAGGCAGCGCAGACGCGCCTGACTGCGACGGAAAAACAGCTGGAGGATGCGCGTCTCGTCACCGTGCGCACGCAACCCTCGGCCGACGACGCGGCGACAGCGAAGTTGCGCAGCGACCTCGCGGACGCCAGTCAGGCGAGCGACCGGCTCCGCGCGCAGGTCGCGGACCTCACGGCGACGAACGCGAAACTCGAACAGGATTTCGTCAATGCGCAGAAAACCGCCGAGGCTGCGCTCGCCGCGCAGGCTCAGGCGGTGAATGCCGCCCGGCCCGACGCCTATCAGATGGAGATCCGCACGCTGCAGGATCGCGTGAAGCAGCTCGAGAGCGCGATCGAGGACGACCGCACGGCGGCCGCGCGGGAGATCAGCGCGCTCGCCGAGCAGCTGCAGAAGGCCCGCGAGACCAGCAAGGCGCTCAGCGATGCCAACCGGGCGTTGCTCGCGGCCAAGCAGGCGGACGACGGTCCCAGCCGCGCCGACTTCGACCGCGCGCAGGCGCGGGTGCGCGAGCTGACGGATGCGGCGGAAAATCTGCGCCGGCAGAACGAGCAACTGCTCGCGGACAGCGCGAAGGCCGCGAAGGAACGCGAGACACTGCGCGCGCAACTGGCGGAAGCGGAAAAGGCCGAAGGTTCGCACAGCTCGACGGTCGCGGACCTCACGGAGGCGAACAGCCGGCTCCAGCAGGAGAAGGCGGATTTCAAAACGCAGATCGCGGTCCTGACGCAGAAGCTGGCCGAGTCCGAGCGGTTGACCGGCGCGGAGAATTCCAAGCTGGCGGACGAAAACCGGGCCCTCGACGAGCGCCTGAAGAACGTCGGCGCGCAACTCGTGGCCGCGCAGCGCCAGATCGACCAATTGCAACAGCAGCGCACCGATGCCGTGCAATCGGCCGGCGCGTCGCAATCCGCGGCCGAGAAGGCGCAGGCCGAGATCGCGGCGTTGCGCACGCGCCTCGCCGAGAGTGAGAAGGCGGCTGATTCGCAGGGCTCCTCGGTTGCGGATCTGACGGCGGCGAACGAGAAACTCGGTGAGGAACGCGATGCCTTGAAGGCCCAGCTGGCGAGCGCGCAGGCTGAGGCGACGCGCCTGACGCAGTCGCAACGCAGCGCGGAACAGTTGCGCACGGATGCCGAGCAGAGCGCGGCGCGCAACGTCGACGCGCTCACGGCGCAGATGGCGCAACTGCGCCGCGAGGTGGAGGGACTCCGGGCGTCGAACCAAAACCTGTCCGAGTCCAATCGCACGCTCGATCGCGAGCGTCAGGCGGCGCTCGCGCAGTTGCGCCAGGAGAACAGCGCCTTGGCCGCACGTTTGGCGCAGGCTCAGGGCACGCTCGATCAGATCGCGTCCGCGGCCCGGCTCGGGACGCCGGCGTCGAGCCTGGCTTCCGCCAATTTCCCGCCCGCGTCGAATCCGGGCGCCTCGTCACCGGCTGCGGCGTCCGCGCCCGAGGCGCGTTTTCACGTGGTCAGCGAGGGCGATTCGCTCTCGCGGTTGAGCTTGCGCTACTACGGCACGGCGAACCGGTGGCAGGAAATCTACAACGCGAACCGCGAAGCCTTGCAGGGCGCGAATGCGCTGCGCGTCGGCCAGCGGCTGCGCATCCCCTAA
- a CDS encoding XRE family transcriptional regulator, with product MEQDKRHRFEETSTERLREEGIYSDVEATALKRVIATTLMHRMERLDMSVSELARALGTSRAAVNRVLDPLNTSLTLNTLTRLAAALGCRVKLEIVVPRD from the coding sequence ATGGAACAGGACAAACGCCACCGCTTCGAGGAGACGTCGACCGAACGCTTGCGCGAGGAGGGCATCTACAGCGACGTCGAGGCGACGGCGTTGAAACGCGTCATCGCGACGACGCTGATGCACCGCATGGAGCGACTCGACATGTCGGTCTCGGAGCTCGCGCGCGCGCTGGGCACGAGCCGCGCGGCGGTGAATCGCGTGCTCGATCCGCTGAACACGTCGCTGACCTTGAACACGCTGACGCGGCTCGCGGCCGCTCTCGGCTGCCGTGTGAAACTCGAGATTGTGGTGCCGCGCGACTAG
- the tsaE gene encoding tRNA (adenosine(37)-N6)-threonylcarbamoyltransferase complex ATPase subunit type 1 TsaE yields the protein MNISARLRAGITTPTAEATRRLAAEFAATLPPDTTLALHGDMGVGKTTFVQGLAEGLGVHEHVTSPTFAIYSVHRGAVRTLVHMDAYRLEHAAQVEELLLDEFLISPWVLAIEWPEKIADWIPPSALHLTLSIVDGDKHHVRLA from the coding sequence ATGAACATCTCCGCTAGACTGCGCGCCGGGATCACCACGCCGACGGCCGAAGCGACACGGCGGCTGGCCGCGGAGTTCGCCGCGACGCTGCCGCCCGACACCACGCTGGCCCTGCACGGCGACATGGGCGTGGGCAAGACGACGTTCGTCCAAGGGCTCGCCGAGGGTCTCGGCGTGCACGAACACGTGACGAGTCCGACCTTCGCAATCTACTCCGTGCATCGCGGCGCCGTCCGCACGCTCGTGCACATGGACGCCTACCGCCTCGAGCACGCCGCCCAGGTGGAGGAGCTGCTGCTCGACGAATTCCTGATCAGCCCTTGGGTGCTGGCGATCGAATGGCCGGAAAAAATCGCCGACTGGATACCGCCAAGCGCGCTGCATCTCACGCTCTCGATCGTCGACGGCGACAAGCATCACGTGCGGCTGGCGTGA
- a CDS encoding thiamine-monophosphate kinase, with translation MKLFTPLRAESVVALGEQRLIVELRKWLGDASPKAPFGIGDDCAVVPSSGKQMLITTDPVIYGQHFDDAVPPRAVGAKLLKRNLSDIAAMGGRPVAAVLSLALAADTNVVWLREFYRGIAATARQFKVKIVGGDITQGPAGFFGAFLTLHGEAAGKRVVTRGGALPGDRIYVTGSLGGSLLGHHYKFTPRLAEGAWLARRAEVCAMMDVSDGLAKDLDSLTPDGLAAAICEPSVPISAAARKCATQTKQTPLFHALGDGEDYELLIVMCYRADQGKFEAAWKKRFPRVRLTQIGVFAKKENMPSGAVRLLDYSGYEHLR, from the coding sequence ATGAAACTCTTCACGCCGCTCCGCGCCGAATCCGTCGTCGCTCTCGGCGAGCAACGGTTGATCGTGGAGCTGCGCAAATGGCTCGGCGACGCTTCGCCCAAGGCGCCATTCGGCATCGGCGACGATTGCGCGGTCGTCCCCTCGAGCGGCAAGCAGATGCTGATCACCACCGACCCGGTGATCTACGGCCAGCATTTCGACGACGCCGTGCCCCCGCGCGCCGTGGGCGCCAAGCTGCTCAAGCGCAACCTCAGCGACATCGCCGCCATGGGCGGACGGCCGGTGGCCGCCGTGCTCTCGCTCGCGCTGGCCGCCGACACGAACGTCGTCTGGCTGCGGGAATTTTACCGCGGGATCGCCGCCACCGCGCGGCAGTTCAAGGTCAAGATCGTCGGCGGCGACATCACGCAGGGGCCGGCGGGATTTTTCGGCGCATTCCTGACGCTGCACGGCGAAGCTGCGGGAAAGCGCGTCGTCACACGCGGCGGCGCCCTACCCGGCGATCGCATCTACGTCACCGGCAGCCTCGGCGGCTCGCTGCTCGGTCATCACTACAAGTTCACGCCGCGACTGGCGGAGGGCGCGTGGCTCGCGCGTCGCGCCGAAGTCTGCGCGATGATGGACGTGAGTGACGGCCTCGCCAAGGATCTCGATTCGCTCACTCCCGATGGTCTCGCGGCGGCCATCTGCGAACCTTCCGTGCCGATCAGCGCCGCCGCGCGGAAGTGCGCCACGCAGACGAAGCAAACTCCGCTCTTCCACGCGCTCGGCGACGGCGAGGATTACGAACTCCTCATCGTCATGTGCTACCGCGCCGACCAGGGGAAATTCGAGGCGGCGTGGAAGAAACGCTTCCCTCGCGTCCGCCTCACGCAGATCGGCGTGTTCGCCAAGAAGGAGAACATGCCGTCCGGCGCGGTCCGCCTGCTCGACTACAGCGGCTATGAACATCTCCGCTAG
- a CDS encoding CPBP family intramembrane metalloprotease, protein MAFALNQEFVIIVEAAIGALFLARVLGMPEIRTRTFDRNRLGHWEISGFEVILLVLLIFLIGTIGQGIAQQFLGAWIKASPEKEARQLAVYGIALHGSGLLAWPLFWLGRRFLHNDYGAPPPPTALVRREPLTKVVVHGVSAFAIIMPVIVLCSAAWTFILQALGMPSDPQDLIAIFTRTQSKPLLVTMMFVACALVPINEELLFRGAIFRFCRQRFGRAAALLVSGVLFGALHGNWAGFLPLTVLGVGLAIAYQRTGDIRVSMIAHGLFNLNTLVIVLSGLPQT, encoded by the coding sequence ATGGCTTTCGCGCTCAACCAAGAGTTTGTGATCATTGTCGAGGCAGCGATCGGCGCGCTGTTCCTCGCACGCGTGCTCGGCATGCCCGAGATTCGCACCCGAACATTTGACCGCAATCGCCTCGGCCATTGGGAAATCAGCGGCTTCGAAGTTATTCTCCTCGTTCTCCTGATTTTCCTGATCGGCACAATCGGCCAGGGCATTGCGCAACAATTTCTTGGCGCGTGGATCAAGGCTTCGCCCGAGAAAGAAGCGCGTCAACTCGCCGTCTACGGCATCGCGCTCCATGGCAGCGGCCTGCTCGCCTGGCCGCTCTTCTGGCTCGGTCGGCGATTTCTGCACAACGACTACGGCGCGCCGCCACCTCCAACCGCGCTCGTGCGTCGGGAGCCACTCACCAAAGTTGTCGTCCACGGCGTCTCCGCGTTTGCGATCATCATGCCGGTGATCGTGCTCTGCAGCGCGGCTTGGACGTTTATCCTGCAAGCGCTTGGCATGCCGTCCGATCCGCAGGATCTGATCGCCATCTTCACCCGGACGCAGTCGAAACCGCTGCTCGTCACGATGATGTTCGTCGCCTGCGCGCTCGTGCCGATAAACGAGGAGTTGCTTTTCCGCGGCGCGATTTTCCGCTTCTGCCGCCAACGTTTCGGCCGCGCGGCAGCGCTGCTCGTGAGCGGTGTTCTCTTCGGCGCACTGCACGGCAACTGGGCGGGCTTCCTTCCGCTGACGGTGCTCGGCGTCGGACTCGCGATCGCCTACCAACGCACCGGCGACATCCGCGTCTCCATGATCGCGCACGGATTATTCAACTTGAACACGCTGGTTATCGTCCTCTCCGGTCTCCCGCAGACATGA